One genomic segment of Caballeronia sp. TF1N1 includes these proteins:
- a CDS encoding arylamine N-acetyltransferase: MNADDTKIDLPAYYKRIGYEQTQHTGATLETLRALHALHPQAIPFENLDVLLGRPVRLDLASVQRKLVTNARGGYCYEHNLLFRRVLEALGFRARGYAGRVLWGRDDPAMPPRAHMLLIVDLDEGPFLTDVGFGGMTLSAPLALKSGLEQITPHGAFRLDGIETGTMLPGYILNAYIDGDWKPVYRFDLDPQYDVDYEMSNHFVSTYPSSVFVNNLLAARLAPGKRYGLFNRRLSVHDDREGTSHRELKTIEELRRVLSEEFAIRLPDAADLDGALARLP; the protein is encoded by the coding sequence CGATACCAAGATCGACCTGCCCGCCTATTACAAACGCATCGGCTACGAACAAACGCAGCATACGGGGGCCACGCTCGAAACACTGCGCGCCCTGCATGCGCTGCACCCGCAAGCCATCCCGTTCGAAAATCTCGATGTCCTGCTCGGCCGTCCCGTTCGCCTAGATCTTGCCTCGGTTCAGCGCAAGCTCGTGACCAATGCGCGCGGCGGCTATTGTTACGAACACAATCTGCTGTTCCGCAGGGTACTAGAAGCGCTCGGTTTTCGCGCGCGAGGTTACGCGGGACGTGTGCTGTGGGGCCGCGACGATCCCGCCATGCCGCCGCGTGCCCACATGCTGCTGATCGTCGATCTCGACGAAGGTCCCTTCCTCACGGATGTCGGTTTCGGCGGCATGACGCTCTCCGCGCCGCTCGCGCTCAAGTCCGGGCTTGAACAGATCACGCCGCATGGCGCGTTCCGGCTCGACGGCATCGAAACCGGAACCATGCTGCCGGGCTACATTCTGAACGCCTATATCGACGGCGACTGGAAGCCGGTCTATCGCTTCGACCTCGATCCGCAATATGACGTCGACTACGAGATGTCGAACCATTTCGTGTCGACTTACCCGAGTTCCGTCTTCGTGAACAACCTGCTCGCGGCACGTCTTGCGCCCGGCAAGCGTTACGGGCTTTTCAACCGGCGCCTGAGCGTGCACGACGACCGCGAAGGCACCAGTCATCGCGAACTGAAGACGATAGAAGAACTAAGGCGTGTGCTGTCGGAAGAGTTCGCCATTCGTCTGCCGGATGCCGCCGATCTCGATGGCGCGCTCGCGCGGCTTCCGTAA
- a CDS encoding penicillin-binding protein 2 — protein MLKKKTRGGSDFQTHHRSTMLARQLPAWRSQLVVIGLAAAFFALAGRAAWVQVVDREFYIGEGQKRYQRTLSLQATRGKIVDRHGAMLAVSLSTYEVWASPKLFDGTRGDDIAQLLGMPARDLQRRVETGRSFVLLRRQVEAETAEKIAQIGRAGITLVPDTKRFYPEGESAAHIVGFTDNEDNGQEGVELAANARLTGEAGQREVIRDRLGRVISQIGEPDLPQNGETIALTIDRRIQQLAHTHLKAAIAKHRARAGSVVVLDAKTGEVLALANYPTFDPNDRSHLTGEQLRNRALTDTFEPGSTIKPLVAALSIDLGKARPETRIDTSPGTLKIGPNVIHDTSNHGVITVSEAVQMSSNVALTKLALQIPAQTIWDKYRDYGIGRAPELTFPGAAVGRLRAPERWKPIEQATMAYGYGMSLSLVQIAQIYTAYAGDGRFRAATLIQGETRRDPLQVTKPATAKAVRNMLEMAMGPNGTGRAAAVEGYRVGGKTGTARKQIGRSYAANKYRASFVGIAPMSDPRVIVAVMIDEPSGTTYYGGTVAGPVFSGIVGATLPLLGVPPDA, from the coding sequence ATGCTCAAGAAAAAGACGCGCGGCGGCAGCGATTTTCAGACTCATCATCGCAGTACGATGCTCGCGCGGCAGTTGCCCGCGTGGCGTTCGCAACTCGTGGTGATCGGCCTTGCCGCGGCTTTTTTCGCGCTCGCCGGACGAGCGGCGTGGGTGCAGGTGGTCGACCGCGAGTTCTATATCGGCGAAGGCCAGAAGCGCTATCAGCGCACGCTCTCCTTGCAGGCGACGCGCGGCAAGATAGTGGACCGTCACGGCGCCATGCTCGCCGTCAGCCTGTCGACGTATGAAGTCTGGGCAAGCCCGAAACTCTTCGACGGCACGCGCGGCGACGACATCGCCCAACTGCTCGGCATGCCCGCGCGCGATTTGCAAAGACGCGTCGAAACCGGCCGCAGCTTTGTATTGCTCAGGCGGCAAGTGGAGGCCGAGACAGCGGAGAAGATCGCGCAGATTGGGCGCGCGGGCATCACGCTCGTGCCGGACACCAAGCGCTTTTATCCGGAAGGCGAATCGGCGGCGCATATCGTCGGCTTCACCGACAACGAGGACAACGGTCAGGAAGGCGTCGAACTCGCGGCGAACGCGCGTCTGACAGGCGAAGCGGGTCAGCGCGAAGTAATTCGCGACCGGCTCGGGCGCGTGATATCGCAGATCGGCGAGCCCGACTTGCCGCAAAACGGCGAGACCATTGCGCTCACCATCGACCGGCGCATTCAGCAGCTTGCGCATACGCATCTGAAGGCGGCAATTGCGAAGCATCGGGCGCGCGCGGGCAGTGTCGTCGTGCTCGACGCCAAGACCGGCGAAGTGCTCGCGCTCGCCAACTATCCGACCTTCGATCCGAACGACCGCAGCCATTTGACCGGAGAGCAACTGCGCAATCGCGCGCTCACCGATACCTTCGAGCCCGGCTCCACCATCAAGCCGCTGGTCGCCGCGTTGTCCATCGACCTCGGCAAGGCGCGGCCGGAGACGCGCATCGATACGTCGCCCGGCACGCTCAAGATCGGCCCGAACGTGATCCACGATACGTCGAATCACGGCGTCATCACCGTGTCGGAGGCGGTGCAGATGTCGAGCAACGTCGCGCTCACGAAGCTCGCGCTGCAGATTCCCGCGCAGACCATCTGGGACAAGTACCGCGATTACGGCATCGGCCGCGCGCCGGAGCTGACTTTTCCGGGCGCGGCGGTCGGCAGGTTGCGCGCGCCCGAACGCTGGAAGCCGATCGAGCAGGCGACCATGGCTTATGGCTACGGCATGTCGCTGTCGCTCGTGCAGATTGCGCAGATTTATACGGCCTATGCCGGCGACGGGCGCTTTCGCGCGGCCACGCTTATTCAGGGCGAAACGCGCCGCGACCCGTTGCAGGTCACGAAGCCCGCCACCGCGAAGGCCGTGCGCAACATGCTGGAAATGGCGATGGGACCGAACGGCACCGGCCGCGCCGCCGCGGTCGAAGGCTATCGCGTGGGCGGCAAGACCGGCACGGCGAGGAAGCAGATCGGGCGGTCGTATGCGGCGAACAAGTATCGCGCGTCGTTCGTCGGCATCGCGCCGATGAGCGATCCACGCGTGATCGTCGCGGTAATGATCGACGAGCCGTCGGGCACGACGTATTACGGCGGGACAGTGGCGGGGCCGGTGTTCTCTGGCATCGTCGGCGCGACATTGCCATTGCTGGGCGTGCCGCCGGATGCTTGA
- a CDS encoding beta-xylosidase, translated as MSNTSHRTSKMVAAIVAIGTTVFSTYGFAQIVQGSGSDSQESRASDSTSRANPAGVTVHESQKPQSKDAAGAARGPSAGKDHKTDGAGGFNNGLYGTGAGNNK; from the coding sequence ATGTCCAACACATCACACCGCACCTCGAAGATGGTCGCTGCTATCGTTGCCATCGGCACGACGGTGTTCAGCACTTACGGCTTTGCGCAGATCGTCCAGGGCTCCGGCTCCGACTCGCAAGAAAGTCGCGCCTCGGATTCGACTTCGCGTGCGAATCCGGCGGGCGTGACGGTGCATGAGTCGCAAAAGCCGCAATCGAAGGATGCGGCGGGCGCGGCGCGAGGCCCCAGCGCCGGCAAGGATCACAAGACCGATGGCGCGGGCGGGTTCAACAACGGCCTATACGGCACGGGAGCTGGCAACAATAAATAA
- a CDS encoding formate/nitrite transporter family protein produces the protein MSQPKPGAQQEETSTEASPKESSAGAQSPNLDNAEREQAAEHSTPHALVVHEIVREEGEAAMERTFGALMWSALAAGLSMGFSFLVQAILESSLPETSWRSLVSSFGYTIGFVFVVLGRQQLFTESTLTAVLPVLTRRDMKTLFKTLRLWAIVLVFNLVGTAIFAGILQIKGVFSPEVTEALAHVAEMPFSADFGVTLVRGVFSGWLIALMVWLLPSARSARLLTILIVTYTVAVSKLTHVIAGSVEAAYAVMIGAASIGDYFLVFMIPTVIGNMLGGISLVAIVNHAAIAPEIEGTPQGEK, from the coding sequence ATGTCACAGCCGAAACCCGGCGCGCAGCAAGAAGAAACATCCACCGAAGCGTCTCCCAAGGAAAGTTCCGCTGGCGCACAGTCGCCCAACCTCGATAACGCCGAGCGTGAACAGGCGGCCGAGCATTCGACGCCGCATGCGCTCGTCGTCCATGAAATCGTCCGCGAAGAAGGCGAGGCGGCGATGGAGCGGACCTTCGGCGCGCTGATGTGGTCGGCGCTTGCCGCCGGCCTTTCGATGGGTTTCTCGTTTCTCGTCCAGGCGATTCTCGAAAGCTCGTTACCGGAGACGAGTTGGCGTTCGCTCGTATCGAGCTTCGGCTATACGATCGGTTTCGTGTTCGTCGTGCTCGGACGCCAGCAGTTGTTCACCGAGAGCACGCTGACCGCTGTGTTGCCGGTGCTCACGCGCCGCGATATGAAGACGCTGTTCAAGACACTGCGGCTTTGGGCGATCGTGCTCGTCTTCAACCTTGTCGGCACGGCAATTTTCGCGGGCATTCTGCAGATCAAGGGCGTCTTTTCGCCGGAAGTCACCGAAGCGCTTGCCCACGTCGCCGAGATGCCGTTTTCCGCCGACTTCGGCGTGACGCTCGTGCGCGGCGTGTTTTCGGGATGGCTGATCGCGTTGATGGTCTGGCTGCTGCCGAGCGCGCGCTCGGCGCGGCTGCTGACTATTTTGATCGTCACTTACACGGTTGCCGTGAGCAAGCTGACGCACGTGATCGCGGGATCGGTGGAAGCGGCCTATGCGGTGATGATCGGCGCGGCGAGTATCGGCGATTACTTTCTGGTCTTTATGATTCCGACCGTGATCGGCAATATGCTCGGCGGGATATCGCTCGTGGCGATCGTGAATCACGCGGCCATTGCGCCGGAAATCGAGGGAACGCCGCAAGGCGAGAAGTAA
- a CDS encoding HoxN/HupN/NixA family nickel/cobalt transporter, translating into MGAFSLRRKSTRMFAGLIVFNVLAWLWALVAFRHYPVLLGTSLLAYSLGLRHAVDADHIAAIDNVTRKMMQQGKRPLGVGIFFSLGHSTVVVVASALIAATAFAVQGRFVQYREIGAVIGTSVSALFLFAIAAMNLFVLRGVWRAFRRVRRGEAWRDDDADLLMAGGGPIARVARPLFRLISRSWHMYPLGFLFGLGFDTATEIGLMGIAAAEAARGMPVWSILVFPVLFTAGMSLIDTADSMLMVGAYGWAFMKPIRKLYYNLTVTLVSVLIAVLIGGIEALGLIADRLQLKGGLWDAVAVLSEHFGALGYAIVGLFAACWLISALIYKWRGYDSLDGGIVR; encoded by the coding sequence ATGGGCGCTTTCAGTCTGCGACGCAAGTCGACGCGCATGTTTGCCGGGCTCATCGTCTTCAATGTGCTCGCGTGGCTCTGGGCGCTCGTCGCGTTCCGGCACTATCCGGTGCTGCTCGGCACGTCGCTGCTGGCGTATTCGCTCGGACTGCGCCATGCCGTGGATGCCGATCACATCGCCGCCATCGATAACGTCACGCGCAAAATGATGCAGCAGGGTAAGCGTCCGCTTGGCGTCGGCATCTTCTTTTCGCTCGGCCATTCGACGGTCGTCGTGGTGGCGAGCGCGCTCATTGCCGCGACCGCGTTCGCCGTGCAGGGCCGCTTTGTGCAGTATCGTGAGATCGGCGCGGTGATCGGGACGTCCGTCTCCGCGCTTTTTCTCTTCGCCATCGCGGCGATGAATCTGTTCGTGCTGCGCGGCGTCTGGCGCGCATTCAGGCGCGTGCGTCGCGGCGAAGCATGGCGCGACGACGACGCCGATTTGCTGATGGCGGGCGGCGGACCGATCGCGCGCGTCGCCCGGCCGCTTTTCCGCCTCATCAGCCGAAGCTGGCATATGTATCCGCTCGGCTTTCTCTTCGGACTCGGTTTCGACACGGCGACCGAGATCGGCCTCATGGGTATCGCCGCCGCGGAAGCCGCGCGCGGCATGCCGGTGTGGTCGATCCTCGTGTTTCCGGTGCTTTTCACCGCGGGCATGTCGCTCATCGATACCGCCGACAGCATGCTCATGGTCGGCGCCTATGGCTGGGCTTTCATGAAGCCGATCCGCAAGCTCTACTACAACCTCACGGTCACGCTGGTGTCGGTGCTGATCGCGGTGCTGATAGGCGGCATCGAAGCGCTCGGGTTGATCGCGGACCGGTTGCAACTGAAGGGCGGACTGTGGGACGCGGTCGCCGTGCTCTCCGAACACTTCGGCGCGCTCGGTTATGCAATCGTCGGTCTCTTCGCCGCGTGCTGGCTTATTTCAGCGCTGATCTATAAGTGGCGCGGCTACGATTCGCTGGATGGCGGCATCGTCCGCTAG
- a CDS encoding fatty acid desaturase: MPRYLDDAQREQLQEQRATWRWRSAWPTWLVIVAVYSGWFGVALHARTLGLPVTLTLLAVLSCWYMSLQHELLHGHPTRWPLVNMLFGLAPLAVWFPYAVYRDSHLRHHDDAHLTEPGRDPESYYVTPEQWANAGVVLRAALAARNTFLGRVLIGPWFSIAASWREAAQAVALGQWRIVASWLVHAASLAALAWWLDARCGIPWRAFLFGVGYASLALASVRSFQEHRAEGDARERTVLNEAAWPWRLLFLNNNYHSVHHDLPGVPWFVLGAVYRQRREAYGASNGGFVVRGYGEWIKKHAFARAVSPVHPFAGGTRAPVEWIADTSVTTRKNAMQRGAAKRFGQPVLVRAAASTRDSRSAKVS, encoded by the coding sequence ATGCCCCGCTATCTCGACGACGCGCAACGCGAGCAACTCCAGGAACAACGCGCGACGTGGCGCTGGCGCAGCGCGTGGCCGACGTGGCTCGTGATCGTCGCGGTGTACAGCGGCTGGTTCGGCGTGGCGCTCCATGCGCGCACGCTCGGCTTGCCGGTCACGCTCACGCTGCTCGCGGTGCTCTCGTGCTGGTACATGTCGCTGCAGCACGAACTGCTGCATGGACATCCCACGCGCTGGCCGCTCGTCAACATGCTTTTCGGCCTGGCGCCGCTCGCCGTGTGGTTTCCGTATGCGGTGTATCGCGACTCGCATCTGCGTCATCACGACGACGCGCATCTGACCGAGCCCGGCCGCGACCCGGAAAGCTATTACGTCACGCCGGAGCAGTGGGCCAATGCGGGCGTCGTATTGCGCGCGGCCCTCGCTGCCCGCAATACGTTCTTGGGCCGCGTGCTGATCGGTCCATGGTTCTCGATCGCCGCCTCGTGGCGCGAAGCCGCGCAGGCGGTCGCGCTGGGTCAATGGCGGATCGTCGCGAGCTGGCTCGTGCACGCAGCGTCGCTTGCCGCGCTTGCATGGTGGCTCGATGCCCGTTGCGGCATTCCGTGGCGCGCTTTTCTGTTCGGCGTCGGTTATGCATCGCTGGCGCTGGCTTCGGTGCGATCGTTTCAGGAGCATCGGGCGGAAGGCGATGCCCGCGAACGCACCGTTCTGAACGAGGCCGCGTGGCCCTGGCGACTGCTGTTTCTGAACAACAATTACCATTCGGTGCATCACGACTTGCCCGGCGTGCCGTGGTTTGTGCTGGGCGCGGTGTATCGGCAGCGGCGCGAAGCGTACGGCGCGAGCAATGGCGGATTTGTCGTGCGCGGGTACGGCGAGTGGATCAAAAAGCATGCGTTCGCGCGCGCGGTTTCACCAGTGCATCCGTTCGCGGGCGGGACGCGCGCGCCGGTGGAATGGATCGCCGATACCTCCGTCACGACGCGCAAAAATGCGATGCAACGCGGCGCGGCCAAGCGCTTCGGGCAGCCAGTGCTCGTCAGGGCTGCGGCGTCCACGCGTGATTCGCGCTCGGCGAAGGTTTCTTAG